A stretch of the Lolium perenne isolate Kyuss_39 chromosome 3, Kyuss_2.0, whole genome shotgun sequence genome encodes the following:
- the LOC127341189 gene encoding uncharacterized protein: MAAARGGGSAGRVGDWDVDLGERWDWRAIPRMLSSACIFICSGGCFGCCQDAVRHVGDLSRSLMAHAHNPTVGEEFWSTTTIEVDPADLRVSTVHPSSWDLDQHGVGSSHNTHESANHGFSLWKQTRDEWTDHVRQQPVVKQIQEPVLSWNAAYESLLGSNKPFPQPIPLHEMVDFLVDIWEQEGLYD; the protein is encoded by the exons atggcggcggcgcgcggcggcggatcggcggggAGGGTGGGCGACTGGGACGTCGACCTGGGGGAGCGGTGGGACTGGCGCGCCATCCCGCGGATGCTCTCCTCCGcctgcatcttcatctgctcCGG AGGCTGTTTTGGATGCTGTCAGGACGCCGTGAGACACGTCGGCGACCTCTCCAGGAGCCTCATGGCGCATGCCCACAACCCCACGGTCGGGGAAGAGTTCTGGAGCACCACCACCATCGAGGTTGACCCCGCGGATCTGCGGGTTTCGACCGTCCACCCGTCCTCCTGGGACCTCGATCAGCATGGGGTCGGGAGCAGTCATAACACCCACGAGTCTGCCAATCATG GTTTTTCTCTTTGGAAACAAACTAGGGATGAGTGGACTGATCATGTAAGGCAGCAACCtgtggtgaagcagatccaggAACCAGTATTAAG TTGGAATGCAGCATACGAGAGTTTGCTTGGATCAAACAAACCATTTCCTCAACCTATCCCTTTACAT GAGATGGTTGATTTCCTCGTGGACATCTGGGAACAAGAGGGGCTTTATGACTAG